A genomic region of Octopus sinensis linkage group LG2, ASM634580v1, whole genome shotgun sequence contains the following coding sequences:
- the LOC115222763 gene encoding uncharacterized protein LOC115222763 isoform X4 has product MNASGGVPAMDGAFERFITAAIATIITIMFSWRLLTDVNEYDSTIPIISPPPPRLKHLTEDNRETDDSNDYDNFSDADDEAEIEPATCQFRTFAFAMPASRQHSDHSIPGVTSHSNIPSAAEMSNVRYHSTNRADDCYQTMAIPRTTDIPGGCAEQEISYQPVEPLGLKANNTAVAATGSSSSSSCNNTVTAAASSTDIKVGSTVRSHPIVAKRETGKTVFTLSSASPLQQVVSPPPLEGVHTRPRLPSLQLGGNSPPQNLLASDDSLMTTTPRRSSHTSIEAPTTTPPCLSSSSTSTNVSRSSLTQTSSRGSQVKRPPPPLPPRRPQGSGGGGGDVTHTTINNNNNNYDNISSTTTSIASPNDRNTNATNTHTSTGDQTKKPAAAPILGRRAMANNNKNNVANKNESCQSTSSSNNSSRGSSSSGSSTSGSTSSLVCNREFRNIVDDDDFKQMVPSREMNFFRPRHRYCPPPPSPSNVHYYDIDSDSDSDSEVFYFNGLEPIEEEDSDDLSSDSDRCEEYEVKGSYPPSVIHHDYHDDDNNNFHTFNRSSSGSLGSSYKQPSSFSLTGVPARGNAGLLFSSHPGDAAATTTINNRTASLLSASSSHHHNNNISSSSNSTSISSSPRQHGRSFTTENKNSEAAKICEGSSVDTSFTSPYVSSSDEPTEREEPEEKGKETRPYSVVEECDQPRYEDDDTSRDNNNVTYTHATATVEQAPIICPPKQLFNVLPSSTSSFSLSNTHSTSVLTPPEPPPPPPPTTITITTTATVDNVISTNNIPVQHMYRGNNNGDTISYTSKVCAEEQSRASGFGQVDNIDSTSKQTTVRSTEELSNSLKKSSVTARPLSQTIGDLSDTSRDLTTYNENALLTFTTSTNERSQRIKDDSVNPAQTPQKSRERSYSDGDVNPDEETCSSPSESTHGLMLDIRANATTKEETESYGDEFLIMGKNNLQNFQTPSPDVYCSNQSNWPIQLYFDATKSNAAENPPRGFTFSYSEPGETAYKARSYYVENYDNNSNTLNNNNVHHEYDDRRNMSELNENNNLSADDLTFTPPRDYVDNPVRFASDDINVFTASKLDNGPVIITRALSMTEAEPSRQPDNYTSLEQQNRYLSNYKEPESMETTSSRVQHGEGNQPRRTYSEQEAVENVLQYDGLTEKDLYINKYSDYVQSDYVTLVTLEKSYPDILKKGSFIENSQDINSNDYVREESMEDSVFPDVVKKDTYPVSSSHQGTVDHAHVLTFPDVLNKGIVEKTEDVISEDFTVLECKEKRPFPDIVDGQAYHVNEHAGYGQNYSVMQEAAEKTGFPDIVNREEFHLDRHLQETQQGYTMESKLLVHQEPKEDIIKNEIPVDYSSRLDTKEKPSSDSTRNSSYVSHVEMGAVLKPPSLIKNENLVPDTYSLTTSVDPVRKVTVSPESLSSSELGLKTEPAASEELVSSMDSEVEFEVFKSECLAHSEDYSSLLSLEKLDESGNMYPSQHEMSSNKADSENYEGSLSLEEYDELADLVSDQLSPPLTSALHRPLTVNTHIGGSRQVPLVRRKINAVRKRYFGSENNVSDLVEDENSVSNRFARYRKTSLRALKRRDAAKRLSLHNDPEAIHASRIRPSKSLSHISQLYLRSEPVCKYPRPPFHEIHPDCILSPGNADNLEESIQAASIDNLESCLSQYDSFCSLVETDIDTGETTERRFSFDSEAFEIPFSFQQSYFGKSTSLMDLRSEQQQVRRSTGKSRFADRNVPKSKSMQTLETNLDDDDDEDDLLGESSFRRVPSIHELRVSRSLQKLNVPAWYKNSSVSRSGSCILNRDNDSMKSFDWRFNASLTSSPASSIISHQAPVVIKTRVTPSYTRSYSAPLKTPKLVLPPKPANVRLPSDQFRNQEKPKGLMPIPIVPFLKIREMFEKKSQENNSQPTFPAPVSPVSKTPVKNSKPEPPKRITPVKPDSISQSKKSPVSPGFSPALRIDEAIEETNEEEELMEDAVDAVSYSYTSTQPNVTPVKYEIANVSAPGPVTLSTAPPLTNGNSTHVPEGRHVYFNNSPIVETCAEVSNHEVHEQYHTVDQAAPIIRRPVARRPVEADIQQQQQQQLQQQQDEPSAKATLSESKAPSETETTQDDSESKEKSRKVVKVSERVQMYDQASSSKEPEKNKASKEKDWKPKIFSFRDNKVAKSQPKQTPPQPPPPKAKLPVPFFRNRKVKKGTRP; this is encoded by the exons ATGAATGCGTCAGGCGGAGTCCCAGCTATGGACGGAGCGTTCGAACGGTTTATCACGGCCGCCATCGctaccatcattactatcatgTTTTCTTGGAGACTCTTAACCGATGTCAACGAGTACGACTCCACCATTCCCATCATTTCCCCTCCACCGCCCAGACTGAAGCATCTCACAGAAGACAACCGGGAAACAGATGATAGTAATGATTACGATAACTTTTCAGACGCTGACGACGAAGCTGAAATCGAACCCGCGACCTGCCAATTCAGAACCTTTGCTTTTGCAATGCCAGCGAGCCGCCAACATTCCGATCACAGCATTCCAGGTGTAACCAGTCATTCTAACATTCCGAGTGCAGCAGAGATGAGCAACGTTCGTTATCATTCCACAAACAGAGCTGACGACTGTTATCAAACGATGGCGATACCCAGAACGACAGACATACCTGGCGGATGTGCGGAGCAGGAGATAAGTTATCAACCTGTCGAGCCATTAGGCCTGAAGGCAAATaacacagcagtagcagcaactggtagtagtagtagtagtagttgtaataatacagttactgctgctgcttctagtaCAGACATTAAAGTAGGCAGCACGGTAAGAAGCCACCCTATTGTAGCTAAGAGAGAGACAGGTAAAACTGTTTTTACGTTGAGTTCCGCCTCGCCGCTCCAACAAGTTGTATCACCCCCTCCGCTGGAAGGTGTTCACACCAGACCAAGGCTGCCCTCACTTCAGCTCGGCGGCAATTCTCCTCCGCAAAACCTCCTCGCTTCTGACGACTCGCTAATGACGACCACACCGAGACGTTCGTCTCACACTTCTATCgaagcaccaacaacaacaccaccatgtctttcttcttcttctacatcgaCAAACGTAAGTCGTTCTTCTTTAACTCAAACGTCGAGTCGTGGATCTCAGGTGAAGCGACCACCTCCGCCATTGCCGCCTCGACGACCTCAAGgtagcggcggtggcggtggtgatgttaCACACACcactattaacaacaacaacaataactatgataatatttcttctactactacctCTATTGCTAGTCCAAATGACCGTAATACTAAtgctaccaacacacacacatcgactgGCGATCAAACTAAAAAACCTGCCGCCGCTCCTATATTAGGAAGACGAGCCATGgcgaacaacaataaaaataatgttgcTAACAAAAACGAAAGCTGTCAGTCCACAAGTAgcagcaataatagtagtagaggcagcagcagtagtggtagtagtaccagTGGTAGTACCAGCAGTCTTGTGTGTAACCGTGAGTTTCGAAATATTGTCGACGACGATGACTTCAAACAAATGGTACCCAGCCGTGAAATGAATTTCTTTCGTCCAAGGCATCGATATTGCCCTCCGCCGCCCTCGCCGTCCAATGTCCACTACTACGATATCGATTCCGACTCAGACAGCGACTCCGAAGTTTTCTATTTCAACGGTCTGGAACCGATCGAGGAAGAAGACTCAGACGATCTATCCTCCGACAGCGATCGATGCGAGGAGTACGAAGTGAAAGGAAGCTACCCACCCTCCGTCATTCACCACGactaccacgacgacgacaacaacaattttcACACCTtcaacagaagcagcagcggcAGCCTCGGCAGCAGCTACAAGCAACCCAGTTCGTTTAGTCTTACAGGTGTTCCAGCACGTGGCAATGCAGGTCTGTTATTTTCATCTCACCCTGGtgacgctgctgctactactaccatcaacaATCGAACGGCATCGTTGCTGTCTGCCAGCAGcagtcatcatcataataataatattagtagtagtagcaacagcaccAGCATCAGCAGCTCGCCTCGCCAGCATGGCAGAAGTTTTACGactgaaaacaaaaacagtgaAGCTGCTAAGATTTGCGAGGGAAGTTCTGTGGATACGTCCTTCACGTCCCCTTATGTGTCGAGCAGCGATGAACCGACGGAGAGAGAAGAGCCGGAGGAGAAAGGCAAAGAAACAAGGCCATACAGTGTAGTAGAGGAATGTGACCAACCCAGGTACGAGGATGACGACACGAGTCGAGATAATAACAATGTCACCTACACACACGCTACAGCGACTGTTGAACAGGCACCCATTATATGTCCACCTAAGCAATTGTTTAATGTGCTGCCGTCCTCCACTTCGTCGTTTTCTCTATCAAACACTCATTCAACGTCAGTATTAACGCCGCCagaaccaccaccgccgccgccgccaacaacaataacaataacaacaacagctacagttGATAATGTGATATCTACTAATAACATTCCAGTCCAACATATGTATAGAGGTAATAACAATGGAGATACGATAAGCTATACATCGAAAGTTTGTGCAGAGGAAC agtCTCGTGCCAGTGGTTTTGGTCAGGTGGACAATATCGATTCAACAAGCAAACAAACGACAGTTCGGTCGACGGAGGAACTGAGCAACTCGTTGAAGAAATCCTCGGTGACCGCTCGACCCCTCAGCCAGACCATCGGCGATTTAAGTGACACGTCACGTGATTTGACCACTTACAATGAAAATGCACTTTTGACTTTCACAACGTCCACGAACGAACGTTCACAGCGAATCAAGGACGATTCCGTAAACCCTGCACAGACTCCTCAAAAGTCTCGGGAGCGATCTTATTCCGATGGCGATGTCAACCCAGATGAAGAAACCTGCAGCAGTCCATCTGAAAGTACTCATGGTCTTATGCTCGATATCCGAGCTAACGCTACAACGAAAGAGGAAACCGAGTCGTATGGAGATGAATTCCTAATCATGGGGAAAAATAATCTACAGAATTTCCAGACTCCTTCACCGGATGTATACTGTTCCAACCAATCCAACTGGCCCATCCAGCTCTACTTTGATGCTACCAAATCCAATGCTGCCGAGAATCCACCTCGTGGTTTTACGTTTTCCTACTCGGAGCCGGGCGAAACGGCCTACAAAGCTCGTAGTTATTACGTCGAGAactacgacaacaacagcaacactttgAACAACAACAATGTTCACCATGAATATGATGACCGTCGGAATATGTCAGAgcttaatgagaataataatttaTCTGCAGATGATCTAACGTTTACTCCACCAAGGGACTATGTCGATAACCCAGTGAGATTTGCTTCTGATGATATTAATGTCTTTACAGCTAGCAAGCTTGACAATGGCCCAGTGATAATTACAAGGGCCTTGTCGATGACGGAGGCTGAACCAAGTAGACAACCTGACAACTACACCAGTCTTGAACAGCAAAACAGATATCTGTCAAATTATAAGGAACCAGAGAGTATGGAAACTACATCATCTCGAGTACAGCATGGAGAAGGGAACCAACCACGAAGGACTTACAGCGAACAGGAAGCCGTGGAGAATGTTTTACAGTACGATGGATTAACCGAGAAGGATTTATATATTAACAAGTATTCGGATTACGTTCAGAGTGATTACGTTACCCTTGTTACTTTGGAAAAATCATACCCTGACATTTTAAAAAAAGGGAGTTTCATTGAAAATAGCCAGGATATAAATTCCAATGATTACGTTAGGGAGGAGAGTATGGAAGACAGTGTGTTTCCTGACGTGGTAAAAAAAGATACATACCCCGTCAGCTCCTCACATCAGGGTACTGTCGATCATGCACATGTATTGACTTTTCCTGATGTGTTAAACAAAGGAATCGTTGAAAAAACAGAGGATGTGATTTCTGAGGATTTTACCGTATTAGAGTGTAAAGAGAAACGACCATTTCCTGATATTGTTGATGGACAAGCTTACCATGTTAATGAGCACGCAGGTTATGGTCAGAATTATTCTGTAATGCAGGAAGCGGCAGAAAAAACAGGTTTTCCTGATATAGTAAATAGAGAAGAATTCCATTTGGACAGACATTTACAAGAGACTCAGCAGGGTTACACAATGGAAAGTAAATTACTTGTTCATCAAGAACCAAAGgaagatataattaaaaatgaaattcctGTTGACTATAGCAGTCGATTGGATACAAAAGAGAAACCTAGTTCTGATTCAACGAGAAATTCTTCATACGTATCACACGTAGAAATGGGGGCTGTTTTGAAACCCCCATCTTTGATAAAAAATGAGAATCTGGTTCCTGATACATATTCTTTAACTACAAGTGTTGATCCTGTAAGAAAGGTAACTGTATCACCTGAAAGTCTGTCCAGTTCTGAATTAGGATTAAAAACTGAACCAGCAGCCAGTGAAGAACTTGTTTCTAGTATGGACTCTGAAGTAGAATTTGAAGTGTTCAAAAGCGAATGTTTAGCCCATTCCGAGGATTATAGCAGTTTATTATCCCTTGAAAAGTTGGATGAGTCAGGTAACATGTACCCCAGTCAACACGAGATGTCTTCAAATAAAGCTGACAGTGAGAATTATGAGGGCAGCCTGTCTCTCGAAGAATACGACGAACTTGCAGACCTCGTTAGTGACCAGCTTAGTCCACCTCTAACATCAGCCCTTCACAGACCATTGACAGTTAACACACACATAGGTGGCAGTCGTCAAGTTCCTTTAGTCCGACGGAAAATTAATGCTGTGCGGAAACGATATTTTGGCAGCGAAAACAACGTCTCCGATTTGGTTGAGGATGAAAATTCTGTGAGCAACCGATTTGCTCGATATCGCAAAACTTCTCTGAGGGCCTTGAAACGACGAGATGCTGCTAAGCGTCTCTCTTTACACAATGACCCGGAGGCAATACACGCTTCAAGGATTAGGCCAAGCAAAAGTCTGAGCCACATCAGTCAACTCTATTTACGCAGTGAACCTGTATGTAAGTACCCCCGTCCACCTTTCCATGAAATACACCCAGACTGTATATTGTCACCTGGCAATGCGGATAACCTTGAAGAATCTATTCAAGCTGCATCCATTGATAATCTCGAGTCCTGTTTGTCCCAATACGATTCCTTTTGTTCTTTGGTGGAGACGGACATAGACACAGGGGAAACAACTGAGAGACGGTTCAGTTTTGATAGTGAAGCTTTTGAAATTCCTTTCTCTTTTCAGCAATCCTATTTCGGCAAGTCAACGAGTCTAATGGATCTACGCTCAGAACAGCAACAGGTAAGGCGGTCGACCGGCAAAAGCCGGTTTGCTGACCGAAATGTACCAAAATCAAAGAGCATGCAGACACTTGAAACAAatcttgacgatgatgatgatgaagatgacctTCTAGGTGAGTCAAGTTTTAGGCGAGTACCGTCCATTCATGAGCTGAGAGTGTCACGTTCTTTACAAAAATTAAATGTTCCGGCTTGGTACAAGAATTCAAGTGTGTCTCGCAGTGGTAGTTGCATTCTAAACAGAGACAATGACTCCATGAAATCCTTTGATTGGAGATTCAACGCAAGTCTTACTTCATCTCCAGCCAGCAGCATCATTAGCCACCAAGCACCCGTTGTCATAAAAACACGTGTCACACCCAGCTATACTCGTTCATATTCTGCACCTCTGAAGACCCCTAAATTAGTGCTGCCTCCAAAGCCGGCTAATGTTCGACTACCAAGCGATCAATTCAGAAACCAAGAAAAGCCAAAAGGTTTGATGCCAATTCCAATAGTGCCCTTCTTAAAGATCCGGGAAATGTTTGAGAAGAAGAGTCAAGAGAACAACTCCCAACCGACTTTTCCCGCTCCAGTCAGTCCCGTTTCTAAAACTCCTGTGAAAAATTCAAAACCAGAACCACCAAAACGGATAACTCCAGTGAAACCCGATTCAATATCGCAAAGTAAAAAGTCTCCTGTCTCACCTGGATTTTCTCCGGCTCTACGGATCGACGAAGCTATTGAAGAAacgaatgaagaagaagaactcATGGAAGACGCTGTAGATGCTGTCAGTTATAGTTATACCTCGACACAACCTAATGTAACACCTGTCAAATATGAAATTGCAAACGTCAGTGCTCCCGGACCTGTAACGCTTTCTACTGCTCCACCATTGACTAACGGTAATTCAACACATGTTCCAGAAGGCCGTCATGTATACTTCAATAACAGCCCTATAGTTGAGACCTGTGCGGAAGTGTCGAATCATGAAGTCCACGAACAGTACCATACTGTTGACCAGGCAGCACCAATCATCCGTCGACCTGTAGCCCGACGACCAGTTGAAGCAGAcatacaacagcagcaacaacaacaactacaacagcaacaggaTGAGCCATCAGCTAAAGCAACACTGTCAGAATCCAAAGCGCCATCTGAGACCGAGACGACGCAAGACGATTCGGAGAGTAAAGAGAAAAGCCGAAAGGTTGTGAAAGTATCCGAACGAGTTCAAATGTACGACCAGGCATCATCGAGCAAGGAGCCAGAGAAAAATAAGGCAAGCAAAGAAAAAGATTGGAAACCGAAAATATTCAGTTTCCGGGATAATAAAGTTGCTAAGAGCCAACCCAAGCAAACACCCCCACAACCACCGCCTCCAAAAGCCAAGCTCCCAGTGCCGTTCTTCCGAAACAGAAAAG